Below is a genomic region from Medicago truncatula cultivar Jemalong A17 chromosome 3, MtrunA17r5.0-ANR, whole genome shotgun sequence.
GTATCTACAACATATTCTGGCACATCACTGATCCTATTGTTGTTGTTCTAATTCATTTCTGAAGATGTAAATTTGAGTGGCATCATCAAAACCATGATTAGGGCATTTTCTTAACATAGACTTGTAATGTTCTCATACCTCCTAGAGGGATTCTGTTGTACTTTAGGAGAAGACGACTATTGTTGGCATCTTGTACTTTACTTTGAGGATAAAAGCGattgatgaatttattctcCAGTTCATTCCAATTTGTCGTCACCGTTGTAGTTTGATTTAAGTACAAATCCTTGACTTTTCCACTAAATGAATGTGGGAATAGCCTTGTGAATATCATCGGCTCTTCTTCATACTCCATAAGTCATAAGCACCTAATGATCTTGCTATTTCATAGGATTGCTCCAAATGGACTATGGTTTTCTAACGGTCCATTCATGCGAACGAATTAGCGTACATGATATTCAAAAATCCAGCCTTCatttctatttatcttttattcgGTCCTAATCTATGAACATGTCCATGCTGCCTCGGACTATTGATATTCATTTgtggaggtggaggtggagTTGGATGATCATCACCATTATTTGTCATGTTTGATGTTTTTGgtgaatttgaagattttttatttgttttaaaattgtaCTAACATTGATTGGAAGTAACTTATGATATGTGTATTTGTTTAATGCAATCATAAGATACACCCCGATCAATaccaaaacacaaaaaacatcACTGTGTTGTTGCATTTTCTGTTATATGCAACTCTatgtgttttgatttatttgtcattgattttgttttgtgatgTATTTGTAGTTACTGTTGATTGTTCAACCTCCCATTGATTTGAAATCAAACATTGATGAACTTGGGGTGCATGTTGTTGTTATTGCAATGTATTTGAATTTGTGCTTTCTCGATAAAATATTAACGAAAGATATTGTGattcaatatttaatatttcattgaaattgaaattggttACACATccatgaacattttttttttgacaaaacatccATGAACATTTGTGAGTGAGAGGAGATGAAGATCGATTTAAAGTGTTAATGAAaagagtttttaaaaaattatatgaacaaAGACAATTTTGAATATTATGATTAAATTAAGTACATTTAAATGTAGCTGGCTCTATTTGAGGTGTGACTATAAAtagtcttattttttattttttttactattcacCTAGTTAGACTTGCCAATTAAGACTTAATATCATTTTTGGCCCTCTAAGTATCACGAActtacaattttggcccccctaTAAAAAGCAATAACTAATTAGCCACCTAAGTTTATCCCCTTTTGCACTTTTGACCCCCTAGTCCAATTTTGACCAACacacacgtggcacctcacttaagtgAGTAAGATGAAAGAATGAAAGAGTGAAACCTGTCCTTAACGGGATGGTACTGACTTTCATACAGGTGCTGCATGGCTGTCGTCAACTCATGTCGTGAGATGTTTGGTCAAGTCCTATAACGAGCGAAACCCTCGTTTTGTGTTGCTGAGACATGCGCCTAAGGAGAAAGTCTTTGCAACCGAAGTGAGCCGAGGAGCCGAGTGACGCGCCAGCGCTACTAATTGAGTGCCAGCACGTAGTTGTGCTGTCAGTAAGAAGGGATCCAGCGCCTTTCGAATTCGAAGCACTTTCTAGTGTGCGCTGTTTTTTTATTGCAGCTAGCGAGCAAGAAAACGGATGCGCGAACGCGCAGCTCAATCCCTTGCTTGTTGCTTTACTAAATAGAAAGTTTTCTCGCTTGTTTAATAAATAGTGGTGTGGTATGTAATGGGTTTAGTACGCCCCTCCAAAACAAACTAAAAGGTGCATGCCGCTCTCACGAGGGACTTCTAGTGAGATACTGGAGGAAGGTGGGGATGACGTCAAGTCCGCATGGCGATCGACAATGAGGGATGCTTACCTTCTTCTTAGAGAAAGGGGAAAGGGGCAACCTATCTTACTTATAATAAGAAAGTGGGTGAGATAGGTGACATGTAGCTTTGCTTACAAGTCGTCCTGACCGCGAGGAATCAAGAGATCTTTTCCGGTGCTGACTTGGATCTCGGGTGACAAAAAAAGGTGCCCAGAAGTGGCGAGCAGTCAAGATCGAAGCTTGGCTCTAGCTGATAGGCTAGAAGTAAGCTTGGCTACAACGAAACGCTTACCAAGCACGAAGGATTTGTTCCTCTCTCTGGATGCGTGAACCTCCAATGCTTTATCTTATAGGGGCCGTCGTTGCGGGTCGAGCGTCTTCAAACCTTAGCTCCACGCgtgtatttgaaaaataaataaaaaaagaatgaaagagTGAGGTGCccatttatatttaatatttaaataaaaattgcaaatgTGGCATCCTACTCACTTAATTGAGGTGCCGTGTGTGCGTTGACTTGGTCTAAATTGGACCAAGGGGTCAAAAGTGTAAAAGAGGGTAAACTTATGGGGCTGATtagttattgttttttatagagggccaaaatcgcaagTTCGTGATACTTAAGGGTCAAAACTAATATTAAGCataaaattaaagataataaaaaaaatctgaccgcGCAATGGGCGGTTCTTTTTCTagttatcattatttatttttttaaaattgttattattactaCGTCATTTTTCAAGTTTAAAAGGacattaactattattttttaaaagatttactTAGATTGTGTGGGACAAGATTTCTAAGGAGTTTTGAAAAAGATGATTTTGGAGGActaagtttatattttttaaaaattcaaagagaaatgataaatgatcatataactgatttttttttttttttaaataataaaaaactactTTACCGTGTTagtaattcaaaaaaaataaattaagtccTCCTTTCTAGAAATCCTTCATTTAAACATAGGTTTTTGAATACATTGAattaacattaatattattctttttttggtaagacattaatattattcaaaaatgtataaaatacgttgaattaaaacaatatttaaaaatgtagaaaatacattgaattaatatagtatttgaaaatgtataaaatacattgaattaatacaatatttgaaaatacatacaatagttaaaaatacattgaattaatacaatatttgaaaaatgtataaaatacatttgaattaatacaatatttgaaaatacattgaattaatacaatatttgaaaataCATTGAATTAATACAATAGTTGAAAATACATTGAATTAatacaatatttgaaaatacatacaatagttaaaaatacattgaattaatacaatatttgaaaaatgtataaaatacatttgaattaatacaatatttgaaaatacatttaattaataCAATAGTTGAAAATACATTGAATTAATACAATATTTGAAAACGTATTAATTCAATATTTGAAAGTGTATAAAATACATTGAACCAAAAAAGAGAGGGAAAATATATAAAGAGCAAGAACAGGTTGCAAAATTATACAAGGCTCTGTTCCACTACAAAGTTGACGGAATTTCGACTTTGGAGAGTTCAAAGCAACCAAGGCTTAGCTGCTGCTTACTGAGAAATGGGTCACAAGAACAGGTTTGTTTGTTTCATCTCTGCACTTCTTCTTGCTTGCTTGCTACCATCAATGAGatcagtaattttttttagggggaaaTCAATATGAATTATTCCCCAGTTATATGTGTTGTAATATTGTTTCTTTCATTGCTTTCTGCTTTTAGATCGAAGAAAAAAAGTGCTGCTTTTGGATCCAAGAAAAAAAAGTCTGCTTTAAATGCTGAGGGTTTAGAAACTTCTTTTGCAGGTGATTTTCatgagtatatttttttttataccttcAATTAACACATTATtgttttcaatcaaaaagacCGTACGTAATACCATTTTCAAAATGTGGTAGGCATGGCAGTCACTGATGGCAAGGTATCATTATATCGGTGTAAATGCAACTACTGTAAAACAGATATTTCAGGGAAGGCACATATCAAATGCGCTGTGTGTCAAGATTTCAATCTTTGCGTCAAATGCTTTTCTGTTGGTGCTGAGGTGACACCTCATAAAAGCAATCATCCATATCGGGTTATGGTATGAAATCTTCTTTTAGATGTTCCTGTTTTataattattgtattgtatgacGGGGCTGGGCGGGTTGGACCGCTTTGCCATCCCTAATTACTTTCATATAGTCGtcacatcttttttttcttcttaaatatTCTGCAGTATCACATTAGGCTGATAGCTattcttttccttaaaaaatacttttcaCTAAATATGTTGAAATAAGCTGTTACTGACTGGATCCATGTGCTTTAATTAGCTATGCTTATATATCACTTCTCTAATAAAGAGTGTTTTTTTGAACTCTATACTGAGCATAGCGTAAACTTTCTTCATATTTCTTCCCATTATGGCTACATTAATGAGATAAAAGCGGAGCGAAAATTGTCAACTCTTTCTTGATTTGTGCATTTTCAGTATAAGCTGAAGGGAAGTTAAATTTCATTATGAATGAAGTTTCCAGCATGGATGAATTTCTGTAGTACttgaagttttaattttttttttttttttttttacaggaggaTCTATCTTTTCCCCTTACATGTCCAGATTGGAGTGCGCATGAAGAGCGGTTACTTCTTGAGGTTTGTGGTTTGAGTATGGGGAACTCTTTTATGTTAAATGTTGTTTACATTTCTAccttatttcattttatcataacATGCTTGTTTCGTTTTAGGCCCTTGACATGTATGGATTTGAGAACTGGAATGGTGTTGCTGAACATGTTGGGACGAAAAGCAAACCTGAATGTATCGACCACTATAATGGTGTATATCTGAATTCGCCATGTGCTCCTCTTCCTGTAAGTCTATTTGACAAACGCTGTTATTGATAGCATACATGCAACCTCTGTTTAAATGCTTGGTGTAATTGTTTGTACTTGTAGGATTTGTCTTATTGCAAGGGAAAGAACAAAGAGGAACTCCGTGCCATGGGAAAGCGAGATCAACTCAAGAAAGGTTTGCTTCTTTATGATCTAAATCACAATGCGTGGACACTATGCATGCTTGACTTGATTACTTTGTTTTATTCAACAACAAGCAAACTTTATCCCACGAAGTAGGGTTGGCTACATCGACCAAACGAAACAAAACTTTGAATCTTGATCAATGTTGCTAATTCTTTATTAACTTTGAGACAATGgtgggattttatttttttgtaatggtCTGCTTTCATTTTATCTGATTGGCTTTATGACATTTGATTAATTTAGGGGATAAAGCTTTGGAATGATATCAGAATGCTACCACCTTCCAGAATGCTgccttcatttatttattttaattggacCCATAAATAAGAATGGCAAATGTAGACAATTATGTAATGTGCCTGAGTTGTGTGCACATCATTTATCCTACTGGAACTTCATTTCTGCtatattggttttatttttattgcattcaCTCAATGGATTATTATCATGCTATTTTTATTGTTCTAATGTTATGGTGGGTGTCACTATTATgtcatgattaaaaaaattcagattttttagggaaagtatgcagcttatcatagttttctaagaaaatatttctcttctgatttttgttttttgataacaaaaaaacacacGCCTCATTAAAAAAGATGCACAGCAAGTTAGTTCATAAATCTAGCTCCATTTCGAGTATGGATTCACGCCAATTTTATTGAATATTGTTAACTTTTTTTGCATGATTATTTCGCATATAGTAGAGCACAAATACGAAATTGAATACGGCCATGGACTATATACACGACCAGctatttttatgcatttattaCGTGTGAGAAttaattacaaattaaaaatgcatttaacgtatagattttcttttttgaagagcATTTAATGTATGGATAGTATGCACAAATAAATAGATGTGTATGATCAAATTGCATTACgtcttgtaacaaaaaaaaattgcattacgTCTCAAATGCTTGAGAGAACGGGTAATATAAAGAGGTGAGGCCTACATTAGTATATGATCAGAGCCGATTTAGGATAGAGGTTCAAAATTTTGAGGGCCTAAATTCCTAAAAATGTTATCCTAGAAATATTTAaaagtccaatttttttttcggGGCGTTTAAAGGTCCAAATTTAATCAAATATGAAGCCTTGGATAGAACTTGGTTGTGTTACATTGCAAGATATTAGGGAGGAAGAGAgatttgttttgaaattatcataatcaattcatagATTTGAATGATTGTTTGCGTAGATATAAGTTTCTTACTAAGTAGATGTTCTATTGCTCAAACACGTAGGCAGAGACTTCCAATGGAAGTCACTACCAAGAGACTTTCATTGCTTAAAGACAACTCCAaaagacttctattgctcaaacACGTAGgcagagacttccaatgctcaagggCTACCCCAAAAGACTTTTAGTGCTCAATTACAAAtgaaagagacttctaatgctcaagaaTTCTCCAAGAGACTTATGATGTTAAAGCTtcacaagcaagagacttctatttatatacaacaaatataaacaaacttTTTCTTACACCGGATAAACAGTTGTTGGTGAAAACAAACAATCTTTGAACAAACTCTTGAGACTTGTTAGGATTTCTAAGATACAAAAGTTGAAACAAAAGTCCTAAGTTTGTTTGCACTATTTAATTTGGCAGAGTAATGACACAGTATAAATAGAAGAGTcctatatatataatgagagatgagagggaTTAATTTAGACTGTTGGATCTAAATCAACGGCTCAGATTAAAATGCTCTTTAAAAAGGGTCAAGTAGTGCAACCTATACCCTTCCTCTTCTCAACTGCGACGTTCTCTCTCTTTCACGAGTAATTTCTACCGTTTCATTCTTgtatcttcttcttttcatcattctaatttgtttatattCAATAGACAAATCTGTCACAAATTATTTGTTTAGATGCATCAAAATTATTTCACTATCCCAAATCTGGCAATCGTGATTGtgctttaaaattattttgtgcTTGCTCCTTATTCTTCCTTGAAGACCCCTTGTTTGCTCAACTCCaaattggattaaaattaaaagaatatacATAAATGGGTTTGTTTTATCAGTGTTCATTCTCTCCATATTGTTCATATCGCCGTGCCGGAGTGAAAGAAAAGAATCGCAACGTCTGTATATATCAAAGAAGAGATGAACAgaaaattgctcaaaaaaataacaaaaagaaaacaaaaaaaccatgATTTAACAATTAACATTCAGAGAACATGGGCGGAGAGCGACTTGAAGGAGACGGAAAAGCAAAGGAAACGCGCGTCAGTgaagataaagaaaagaaaacgtGTGCAGATTAATAAACATAATCCTAACCGTTGGTTTAAATCTGATGGTTATTATTTActcctctcaccctctcataATAATCACTCCTCTAGTTTGAAacatcccatatatatatatatatatatatatatatatatatagtcaagATCCGTTGACATCAAATGTCAACGGACTTgctgacaccaaatcttaaccgTCTATTTTATTTGATCAAAGACTTATAATAGTTTCTAAACTAACTCATCCTTTCTCTCATATATAGGATCATCGTTCTTAATAATTgaaaggaaaatgctagatatcaagaatgattttatcaaaaaagattcaagaatgacatgacacaataatcacccttagatttcagtctcatttattaacatttcatataaaaaatacataacacccaccatCCCATGATTTCCGGCCTGAGATTCtattggctaacattaatttcaggactattttttgataaaacctaagggtgattattctaccatgtcattcttaaaattttcttaataaaatcttccttaatatatagcattgctctgaTGTACGTAAGAGGCTTACTATATGTACACTTAGAATTGGATCCAATCCAAATGTGTAATTATTTAGAAACTAATATACCCAAATCAATTTAAACATAACTTTCaagttttaaatagattttttaagtttttgtaAGTTTTAAATGGGTTTTATAAAAGAACTTAAGTTTTAAATATGTcctttaagttgttaatttattatacctatttaaaaaatttaagttcttaagtatcaaattggtccttaaaaagtaatttattgCACTTTTGTGTGTGTATATGGACAACTTTTTGTGTTGCTATAATATCAGCACTCTCTAGtaattaattatcatttaaatttaaatagctCAAAAAACTTTAAGAgtaatttcaattatatttttaattgtcaaTAAAATTTGACAAAAGACCAAAGACGCCATTCTCCAAAGACTCCAATAgtaattatcattatttttgaaaaattgttattatttcTACGTCAATTACCAAGTTTAAAATGacattaactattattttttataagatttaCTTAGAGTTTGTCTGGGACAAGATTTCTGAGGAGTTTTGAAAGAGATGGTTTTGGAGGACTaggtttatatttttaaaaattcaaatacaacatgataaataatcatataattgatttttttttttgaaaaaactatttaatagtgttagtaatttaaaagaaaattaggtCCTCCTTTCTAAAAATCCTTCATTCAAACATAGGTTTTTGAATACattgaattaatattaatattattcaaaaaatgtataaaatacaGTGAATTAATACAAGATtttaaaatgtataaaataCATTGAATTAGTACAGtatttaaaattgtataaaatacaTTGAATTAATACACTATATGAAAATGCATAAAAACATAGAATTAATACAATACTTTAAAATGGATAaattacattgaattaatacaatatttaaaaatggatAAAGTACATTGAATTAATACAGTATTTGAAAATGTGTAAAATACATTGAATTAATACACTATATGAAAATGCATAAAAACATTGAATTAAtacaatatttgaaaatgtataaaGTACATTGAATTAatacaatatatatttgaaaatgcataaaaacattgaattaatacaatatttgaaaatgtataaaaacattgaattaatacaatattttataaaatggaTAAAGTACATTGAATTAATACAATATTTGAAAATGGATAAAATACATTGAATTAATACACTATATGAAAATGCATAAAAACATTGAATTAAtacaatatttgaaaatgtataaaGTACATTGAATTAAtacaatatttgaaaatgtataaaataCATTGAATAAGTGCTGATGTTGAAcccaaaaagagagaaaaaatatacaaagagaGCAAGAACAGGTTGTAAAAATATACAAGGCTCGGTTCCACTACAAAGTTGACGGAATTTCGACTTTGGAGAGTGCAAAGCAACCAAGGCTTAGCTGCTGCTTACTGCGAAATGGGTCACAAGAACAGGTTTGTTTGTTTCATCTCTGCCCTTCTTCTTGGTTGCCTGCTACCATCAAAtcaatatgcattttttttaggggaaatcAATATGAATTATTCCtcatattattattacatacattttttttaggggtcgCAAGAATATGTGTTGTaatattgtttcttttcttttctttctgctTTTAGATCCAAGAAAAAAAGGGCTGCTTTAAACGCTGAGGGTTTAGAAACTTCAATTTGCAGGTGATTTTCAttaatacatcatttttttatacCTTTAATTAACACTTTATtgttttcaatcaaaaagaccgttattatatatattacgTAATACCATGTGTGTCAAGATTTGGATCTTTGCATAGGTTGCTTTTCTGCAATCATTCATATCGGGTTATGGTATGAAATCTTCTGAGTTGTTCCTGTTTTATAATTATTGTATTACTTTCATATAATCACATCTTgtttttttcctaaaataaaattggaggaATCCACAATTAACACTTGCTTTAGTAGTCTATAAATATTTGTGCAGTATCACATTAGGATGATGGCTATTCTTTTCCCTCAGAAAATACTTTACACAAAATATCTTGAAATAAGCAGTTTCTGACTTGTTCCATGTGCTTTAATCAGCAATGCTtatatatcatttctctcatATAGAATGCTTTTCTGAACTCTGTACTAAGCATAGCGCAAACTTTCagttgaatgaaaattttcttgATTTGTGCACTTTCAGCATACATGTATCTATTAAAGTTGAAGGGAGGTGAAATTCCATTATGAATGAAGTTTTCAGCATGGATGAATTTGTGTAGTACTTgatgttttaaaatatattttttttacaggatgATCTATCTTTTCCGCTTACATGTCCAGATTGGAGTGTGCATGAAGAGTTGTTACTTCTTGAGGTATGTGGTTTGAGCATGGGGAACTCTTTTATCTTCTTTCTACTTACTTTCTATATGGTTAAATGTTGTTTGCATTTCTACCTTATTtcattttagggttaataggtctttaccccctatAGGTCATTTCTAGTTTTCACcctgtaaaaaatttattttgattcaccccctgtaaaatatttttgttttcatttacccccctaataggtcaaacaaaaaccaattttattttttttttcaagaaattttcgtttttgtttggcctattaaacaaaaatattttacaagggggtgaatcaaaataaaaattttacaggggagaaaaccggaaatgacctatattatagggggtAAAGATCTATTAACCCTTCATTTTATTATAACAAGCCTGTTTTTTTTTAGGCCCTGGACATGTATGGATTTGCGAATTGGAATGGTGTTGCTGAACATGTTGGGACGAAAAGCGAATCTCGGTGTATTGGCCACTATAATGATGTATATCTGAATTTGCCATCTTTTCCTCTACCTGTAAGGCTATTTGACAACTCTTTTTATTGATAGCATACATGCAACATGTGTTTGAATGCATGGTGTAATTGTTTGTATGTGGACGTAGGATTTGTCTTATTCTATGAGAAAAAACAAAGAGGAACTCATTGCCATGGCAAAGGGAGATTAACTCAATAAAGGTTTGCTTCCTTAATGATCTAAATCACCATTTGTGGAGATTTTGCATCCTTGACTTGATTAACTTGTTTTATTTAACCAAAACCAAGCCTTATAGCTTTTCAAGGTCTTCTTCTACCTTTAGTGATTTAACTACTCTCCATATTATCTACTATTTTAACTACTGTCCATATTATCTACTATCCTTACGGCTGAATCCAAAGGTCTTCTTTATAtatgcccaaaccacctaagcctacTTTCCACCATCTTCTCTACCATAGGTGCTACAtaccccaactctctctctctctctctctctctctctctctctctctctctctctctctctcactctctctctctctctaatgatATTATTTCTAATCATATCTCGCCTGGTCTTACCACAAATTCAacacaacatcctcatctctgctacGCTTAAGTTAATTTCATGATTGTTCTTGATAATCCAACACTTTGTCCCATTCAACATTTGCAGTCTTACAATTGTCCGATAAATTTTTCCCTTCAAATTGGGTGATACTTTCGTATCACATAAAACAAATGATTCCATCCTCCATTTCGGCCATCCAACTTGAATTTGATGGTCTACACCTCAATCTGTTTACTTTgttttattcaatgaacctaaatgCATATAGTTATGCGTAACCAAGTGAAGTATATAGATCATGTCTACCAAACTTATTATATGAGTAGCTTATATGTTTTccctccaaaaaataaaatcttatatGTTAATCCCTCCAAGACTTGGTGAATACATCTTCTACCCAACCTGGTAGTCATTTGAGTTGACATATTGGCCAGTTGTGTCTCCGGATAATATATTCTCTTTGACAAAATGAAAATCTATTTCAATTCTCTAGTGTATTGTTATCTCACAGTACATTAAATTTTGTACTCACCGATTCGTTGGTTGCATTTTTATAATACAAGCTTTTTTTCCATGTTATGTCTTAAGCAAAATTTCCTCCAAATGCAGAGCTGACTCTGAAAGAAACTCCGTTTTCTTATGGAATAAGGTAAACCTTACCAATTGActctgattttttaaattttttcatttatgacTGCTAATGCTTTGGTATAACATCTCAGCTTGAAGATTCTAAGAAGGCTGCCACTAATGAAACAATGTCTAAACCAACCTCGGGTACAATCTTTAGCTTGAGAAAAGTCTTTTTACCATTTCATAGTAAAATTTTATGTTAATGGGTATAATTTATATGGGTGATATGGATTCAGCAAGCGATAAAGCTCTTTCAAGAAAAATCAAGAAGGCTTCCAATGTGAGCCAGAATAATGATGGAGTTACCGCGGAAGGTATGTTTTCTGAGTATGGAATGAAAGTTACTGCCCCTTATTATGTTACTGAAGTAGGAATTGCTATTGATGGGTTTGCTGCTCATGATTGAATTTGGATTCAGCCTAAAACCACCCATGAAATCGGCTTGTAAGATGAGAGATGTCTTTCATTTATAAACACTTTTAAGACATATTATTCcatagagcaatgatatttgaacaaccatttgctaacaactttcatgacaacctcatttctctctcttttcattggtcaaaaacaatggagagagaaaaaggaagagagagagtaagaatataatgtgagtatgagagagaaagttgtctaaaagttgtcaaaaaatggttgtacaaatatcatttctctattcgATATACACAACTAGATATTCCGGTATTTCCTGCAGAATTATGTTCGGATACTTGTGTAAATTCCGCAGGAAACCCGTTTCCTAAGGATTTTGTCAAGGATTTAGGTTCCCAAGTAATACCTTCGTGGGTAATTATTTGCTGAGAATTCTAGGATCCTCGGGAAAGGTATATCCTTAGCAAATCTAAACAAATCCGCAGGAAACAATAGGTCAGTGTTTAAGGGAACTTTAATGCCCGTAAGTAACCATGTTTCCTGCGACAGATACTTTCGCAGTAAACAACACAAGAAAATCCGCAAATAAAGCCGCAGGAAATTGatttatctatttaataaaaaattaatgccTTTCAATGAATTCCagaatgataaaaatttaaaaaaaaatgcattccagaactacaaaaaatttaaactagAGAAGCATTTCAGCgattaaaacaaattagatgTGTAGAACAATAGAATGTTTATCAAATATAAAGATGTGCTGGAAAAAAGGAACATGAATCCCCAACATCTTCAGTACGTTTCTAATCCATTCTTCCTTGCATCATCTCAGAATTCTCAAATCTAAAAGCATAACAGAGAACACTTGAAATGCATTGACACCTAGAGACGTGAAGAACAAACATCTTACCGAGGAACATGTGACATACATCCAGCAACACCTGCTCCATTGGTATCTACTAATTTCTCTTTTGGAACTAGTATAACAGGGTAAAATGTCGCATTCCCATCTTGAGAAATGCATACAAGATCAACACCCTGTGTGATAAGTAATACTTTTGTGTGTTTCTGATGCCTTTGGCAACTGGGATATCTTTATAGCTATCTCCTTTGACTGGGATATATTTGGAAAATGT
It encodes:
- the LOC25489634 gene encoding transcriptional adapter ADA2, with product MGHKNRSKKKSAAFGSKKKKSALNAEGLETSFAGMAVTDGKVSLYRCKCNYCKTDISGKAHIKCAVCQDFNLCVKCFSVGAEVTPHKSNHPYRVMEDLSFPLTCPDWSAHEERLLLEALDMYGFENWNGVAEHVGTKSKPECIDHYNGVYLNSPCAPLPDLSYCKGKNKEELRAMGKRDQLKKGDKALE